The Dehalococcoides mccartyi CG5 genome contains the following window.
GAAGGGGGGTGGAAACACCCCCGATATCACTGCGGTCACACAAGGCAAACAAAGGCAAAAGCCCAATAAGGGCATGTTCGGCAGCGTGGATAGCCCCGTGAAAATCCATTTTATATTTTTCCATAATACGGACTGTTTCAGCCGGCAGTTTAAACCAAACCGCTATAGTGGGAAAGGTTTGAGGCGGCAAATCCAGCTGCTCTTCACTCAATATCTGCTCGGTAAACTGGGCTTTGCGTCTGTAACCTGTTACCGTTAGAGTAACGTCTACTTTGCCCAGATATACACTGATATCCCCCACCAGTTTGTTTTTCAACACTTCACGTATACTTATTTCGGTAAGGTCATGGGTAACCGTATAGTATTCCAGTTTTTTCTTCTCCAGCAAGGCTACCTGTGAATTCAGATCAAAACTGCTTACCAGATAGCTTTCACCCTGATGCAGGTAAACTGCCCCCGGATAGGTCTGCAGAAAGGCTGTTTGGTAGTCCAGCGTTTCAATAATTTGTCCGCTCTGCGCATCTACCAGACAAAAATCCTTGCCCGAAGCTGAACGGATACTGACATCTCTGGCAGGATAAGAAATATCTGCTGATATATAATAATTGCCCCGCCGCTTGTTAAGTACTCTTTCTTCGGAGAGTATTTCCAGTTCTTCAGCCAGATTTTCTCCGAAAATATCTGTTTCGGATTCATTTAAGGGCATTTCCCAAGCAGCACATAACAGGTGGGCTTTATATATATACGGATTTTCAGGATTTATAAAAGTACTTTCAAAACCGCTGTTAAACAACCTTTCAGGGTTATTCATATAGTACTGGTCAAGCGGGTTATCCAGCCCCAGCAAAAATGAAAGAGAGTGGCCGCACCTTCTGCCGCTGCGCCCCGCCTGCTGGAAAGTGCTGGAAATACTGCCCGGAAAACCGGTCAGTATGCTAGCCCCAAGGTCACCGATATCCACCCCCAGTTCCAGTGCATTGGTGGAAACCGCCCCCAGCAATTTACCTGAGAAAAGTTCTTTTTCTATTTTGCGGCGGTCTTCGGCAGTATATCCTCCCCGATATGGCTTGATAAGGTCGGCAAATTCGGGTTTTATGGCTATCAGGCGGTCACGCGAATATTTATAAATAAGCTCGGTAAGCCGTTTAGTACGAGCAAAATCCAGCGTGCGGATTTCGTGGCTGACCAACTCACTTAAAAGAAACGCGGACTCCGAGTTGGCACTATGACGCATCCCGTTAGCGGGGTCAATAATAGGCGGATTCCAAAAAATAAAATCCTTTTCTGCTCTGGGAGCACCGTCATTATCCACCACTGAAAAAGGCAGTCCGGTCAAACTTTGGGCGTGAGTGCCGGGACTGGCAATAGTAGCTGAACTGAGAATAAACTTCGGTGAACTGCCATAGTAACTGCAAATACGCCGAAGCCGCCTTATGATATTTGCCAGATGCGAACCAAATACCCCACGGTAGATGTGGGCTTCGTC
Protein-coding sequences here:
- a CDS encoding DEAD/DEAH box helicase encodes the protein METTEFLAYIASLPDYQEQIAHIERLPYRPAEYAKPDAPLLPQIDARLRKKRILPLYTHQATAVNLCRQGKNIIVATPAASGKSLCYNLPVLEKLVSDPNARALYLYPTKALAQDQLRSLKSFAVPSLLLAEEMDVYDGDTPNRNRSDIRLQARIILSNPDMLHVSILPSHQKWSRFLRHLEYVVIDEAHIYRGVFGSHLANIIRRLRRICSYYGSSPKFILSSATIASPGTHAQSLTGLPFSVVDNDGAPRAEKDFIFWNPPIIDPANGMRHSANSESAFLLSELVSHEIRTLDFARTKRLTELIYKYSRDRLIAIKPEFADLIKPYRGGYTAEDRRKIEKELFSGKLLGAVSTNALELGVDIGDLGASILTGFPGSISSTFQQAGRSGRRCGHSLSFLLGLDNPLDQYYMNNPERLFNSGFESTFINPENPYIYKAHLLCAAWEMPLNESETDIFGENLAEELEILSEERVLNKRRGNYYISADISYPARDVSIRSASGKDFCLVDAQSGQIIETLDYQTAFLQTYPGAVYLHQGESYLVSSFDLNSQVALLEKKKLEYYTVTHDLTEISIREVLKNKLVGDISVYLGKVDVTLTVTGYRRKAQFTEQILSEEQLDLPPQTFPTIAVWFKLPAETVRIMEKYKMDFHGAIHAAEHALIGLLPLFALCDRSDIGGVSTPLHPDTGTSAIFIYDGHPGGVGIAEKGYEIIDQLWETARNLIDKCTCVDGCPSCVQSPKCGNNNKPLDKNGAKTVLERCLGKTCL